One window from the genome of Acinetobacter lanii encodes:
- a CDS encoding HAD family hydrolase — protein sequence MYAQSTTNKNLALFDFDGTLCIKDSFTGFIFYALKKRHIVKQGIKILPWIQAYYLNIYPAHAMRPKLFKAMFSGMPAQEILDLALEYSHQLRNKLSPELYRQLLKHQHNDDDVVIVSASINIYLKDIAELLNVDLICTEAEILNNHFTGAFSTPDCSSEQKKIRILEKYDLNQYDCIYAYGNSKEDLEMMSLADYSYMVGESNPLPQIEQQKKLA from the coding sequence ATGTATGCACAGAGCACAACGAATAAAAATTTAGCCTTATTCGATTTTGATGGTACCCTGTGTATCAAAGACAGTTTCACAGGCTTCATTTTTTATGCCTTAAAAAAACGTCATATTGTAAAACAAGGCATTAAAATTCTGCCTTGGATTCAGGCTTATTATTTAAATATTTACCCTGCGCATGCCATGCGTCCTAAATTATTTAAAGCGATGTTTAGTGGCATGCCTGCGCAAGAGATTCTTGATTTAGCACTTGAATACTCACACCAACTTCGAAATAAACTATCGCCTGAACTTTATAGACAATTACTCAAGCATCAGCACAATGACGATGATGTAGTGATTGTTTCAGCTTCGATTAATATCTATTTAAAAGATATTGCTGAACTTTTAAATGTCGATTTGATTTGCACTGAAGCTGAGATTTTAAACAATCATTTTACTGGGGCATTTTCCACGCCAGATTGTAGCTCTGAGCAAAAAAAAATTCGCATTTTAGAAAAATATGATCTCAATCAATATGATTGTATTTATGCCTATGGCAACTCAAAAGAAGATTTAGAGATGATGAGTCTCGCCGACTACAGTTATATGGTCGGTGAAAGCAATCCGCTTCCTCAAATTGAACAGCAAAAAAAGCTCGCCTAA
- a CDS encoding TerD family protein, whose protein sequence is MAISLAKGQGLTLEKSEHNLSQVTIGLGWDIAEQKKGLFGGLFGKTAEYDLDVVAFLCDAQGKVRNLGRDSAGQPTLNNSDVIFFNNLKHRSGDIWLTGDNRTGAGDGDDEQIIVKLNNLSQDYHKIVFIVQIYAGATNNQHFGEVKNAFIRAVDASGKEMVRFELSGKGEYEQQRSLLFAELIRENNSWKFKAVGQSSASDNFVDWLKDYA, encoded by the coding sequence ATGGCGATTAGCTTAGCAAAAGGACAAGGTCTCACTTTAGAAAAATCCGAACATAACTTGTCTCAAGTGACCATTGGCTTAGGTTGGGATATAGCAGAACAAAAGAAAGGACTATTCGGTGGGTTGTTTGGTAAGACAGCAGAATATGACTTGGATGTGGTTGCATTTTTATGTGATGCACAAGGTAAAGTACGTAATTTAGGACGTGACTCCGCTGGTCAGCCGACGCTGAACAACAGCGATGTGATCTTTTTTAATAATTTGAAGCATCGTTCAGGTGATATTTGGCTAACTGGGGATAACCGCACAGGTGCAGGCGATGGAGATGATGAGCAGATTATTGTCAAGTTGAATAACCTGTCACAGGATTATCATAAGATTGTGTTTATCGTACAGATCTATGCAGGGGCAACCAACAATCAGCATTTTGGTGAAGTAAAAAATGCCTTTATCCGGGCTGTAGATGCGTCAGGCAAAGAAATGGTACGTTTTGAATTGTCAGGCAAAGGAGAGTATGAGCAACAACGCTCTTTATTATTTGCTGAACTGATCCGAGAAAATAACAGTTGGAAATTTAAAGCGGTGGGTCAATCTTCCGCTTCAGATAATTTTGTAGATTGGTTAAAGGACTATGCCTAA
- a CDS encoding vWA domain-containing protein, with protein MRRLPVYLLLDTSGSMTGEPIEAVKNGVEILVSSLRQDPYALETAFLSIITFDTYAKQLIPLTEIAMFNPPALQATGTTQLGEALSLLADKIEQEVQKTTPEIRGDWKPLVFIMTDGAPTDSWTQGLAKLKQAKPGMVIACAAGHNADTSVLKQITEVVVELSTADSNTIKAFFKWVSASISTGSQKVDAGQKEVTGLSDLPPPPPEVNVVL; from the coding sequence ATGAGAAGATTACCGGTTTACTTATTGCTCGATACTTCGGGCTCAATGACAGGCGAACCGATTGAAGCGGTAAAAAATGGCGTTGAAATATTAGTATCCTCTTTGCGCCAAGACCCTTATGCACTCGAGACCGCTTTTTTGTCGATTATTACCTTTGATACTTATGCCAAGCAATTGATTCCGCTGACTGAAATTGCCATGTTTAATCCGCCTGCACTACAGGCCACAGGGACGACACAATTGGGTGAGGCTTTAAGCCTACTGGCAGATAAAATTGAACAGGAAGTACAAAAAACTACGCCAGAGATTCGTGGGGATTGGAAACCGTTGGTGTTTATTATGACCGATGGTGCACCGACTGATAGTTGGACCCAAGGTTTAGCCAAATTAAAACAAGCTAAACCCGGTATGGTGATCGCCTGTGCTGCGGGTCATAACGCAGATACCAGTGTGCTGAAACAAATCACTGAAGTGGTGGTTGAGCTATCGACTGCGGATTCAAATACCATTAAAGCATTCTTTAAATGGGTTTCTGCAAGTATTTCCACAGGCAGTCAAAAAGTCGATGCAGGTCAAAAAGAAGTGACAGGACTGAGTGATTTACCCCCACCACCACCAGAAGTAAATGTGGTGTTATAA
- a CDS encoding SDR family oxidoreductase, with amino-acid sequence MKIAITGATGQLGQLVIESLLKQTDAKNIVALVRDLDKASVLKQQGIETRLFNYDQPETLVPALVGIEKLLLISANEVGRRTTQHRAVIEAAKVAAIQHIVYTSVLRADQSPLGLAQEHRETEALIKDSGLRYTLLRNNWYSENYLAGLAHNIESGILFGAAKDGKISSAPRQDYAEAAAHVLLESGHDNKTYELAGSTSFSLNDLSDFISTASGKNIHYQNLSPEDYTKGLIQAGLPEELVQVIVDADVQTQIGAMFSESKDLETLLGRKTTPILDTIKSLL; translated from the coding sequence ATGAAAATTGCGATTACAGGTGCGACAGGTCAACTCGGTCAATTAGTGATTGAGTCTTTATTAAAACAAACAGATGCTAAAAATATAGTGGCTTTGGTACGTGACTTAGACAAAGCATCAGTTTTAAAACAACAAGGCATCGAAACGCGTTTATTTAACTATGACCAACCTGAAACTCTGGTTCCTGCTTTAGTCGGGATTGAAAAATTATTACTCATTTCAGCCAATGAAGTGGGTCGTCGTACAACACAACATCGTGCTGTGATTGAGGCAGCCAAAGTCGCTGCCATTCAACACATTGTCTATACCAGTGTACTTCGTGCAGATCAATCTCCGCTTGGGCTAGCTCAAGAACATCGTGAAACTGAGGCCTTGATCAAAGACAGTGGTTTGCGTTACACCTTATTGCGTAATAATTGGTATAGCGAAAACTATTTGGCAGGACTCGCACACAATATTGAATCAGGCATTCTTTTCGGCGCTGCTAAAGACGGTAAAATCAGCTCAGCCCCACGTCAAGACTATGCTGAAGCAGCAGCGCATGTACTACTTGAATCAGGTCATGACAACAAAACCTATGAACTCGCCGGTTCTACCAGCTTTAGCTTAAATGATCTGTCTGACTTTATTTCAACAGCTTCTGGAAAAAATATTCACTATCAAAATCTCAGTCCTGAAGATTACACAAAAGGATTAATTCAAGCCGGTTTGCCTGAAGAATTAGTCCAAGTGATTGTGGATGCTGATGTTCAAACGCAGATAGGTGCGATGTTCAGTGAATCTAAAGATCTTGAAACATTACTTGGGCGTAAAACCACGCCGATTTTAGACACGATAAAATCCTTACTTTAA
- a CDS encoding aspartyl/asparaginyl beta-hydroxylase domain-containing protein, giving the protein MIKWIILAIFLLCTLYTHFRGKKRLSLYKQIFNHATLFAPINFIMYVFSKVPNKPFIEGQYFKDLQVLDENWEMIRAEAQHLYEQGAIKAASSDNDVGFNSFFKTGWKRFYLKWYESAHPSASELCPKTTALLKTLPSIKAAMFAELAPHSHLNPHRDPYAGSLRYHLGLITPNDDRCYIEVDGQRHSWRDGQSVVFDETFIHSAENATEQNRIILFCDVERPLTHAWATRFNHWFARNVMTAASSPNEVGDQTGRINKLYGYAQLVRLQVRALKKSNRSLYYVLKWLMIVLAILLIFVRPYYF; this is encoded by the coding sequence ATGATTAAGTGGATCATTTTGGCGATTTTTTTATTGTGCACGCTCTACACCCACTTCCGTGGGAAAAAGAGATTGTCACTCTATAAGCAAATATTTAATCATGCCACTCTGTTTGCGCCGATTAATTTCATCATGTATGTCTTTTCGAAAGTCCCGAATAAGCCATTTATTGAGGGCCAATATTTTAAAGATCTTCAAGTGCTCGATGAAAATTGGGAAATGATTCGTGCCGAAGCTCAACATCTCTATGAACAAGGGGCAATTAAAGCAGCCAGTTCAGATAATGATGTTGGCTTTAATTCATTCTTCAAGACAGGTTGGAAACGTTTTTATCTGAAATGGTATGAATCAGCACATCCTTCAGCATCGGAGCTTTGTCCAAAAACGACTGCATTATTGAAAACTTTACCGAGTATCAAAGCAGCGATGTTTGCTGAATTGGCACCACATAGCCATTTGAATCCACACCGCGATCCGTATGCCGGTTCATTGCGCTACCATTTAGGTTTAATTACCCCGAACGATGACCGTTGCTATATTGAGGTGGATGGTCAGCGTCATTCATGGCGTGATGGTCAAAGTGTGGTATTTGATGAAACTTTTATTCATTCTGCAGAAAATGCGACAGAACAGAATCGTATTATTCTATTTTGTGACGTTGAGCGTCCTTTAACGCATGCTTGGGCAACACGTTTTAATCATTGGTTTGCGCGTAATGTCATGACTGCAGCAAGCTCACCCAATGAGGTGGGAGATCAAACGGGTCGAATCAATAAACTTTATGGTTATGCGCAACTGGTTCGTCTGCAAGTGAGAGCGTTGAAGAAATCCAATCGTAGTCTTTATTACGTATTGAAATGGTTGATGATTGTATTGGCGATCTTATTAATTTTTGTACGTCCATACTATTTTTAA
- a CDS encoding DUF1615 domain-containing protein, with translation MTKSFHRNFLSKACGIATLSIVLSACGDASWWKDEGKTLDDKQIKTLIPPRVSERTEWAKDIFDITEQLGIPQSKENICTIVAVVDQESNFHADPTVPGLGAKAVKEVQDRFDEKFKDKLGDSIGGTIAGYFQEVLKNQPSPENNYLKQMSRVTTERQLDELYREIFAHMSAHYHVSALTGAAKLVGQDIGEKLNPITTLGSMQVHIGYAKAHKRQSGNIAELRTDMYTRYGGLYYGIHRLMMYPADYDKPIYRFADYNSGRYSSRNAAFQSMLNDLTAAELSLDGDLLLYSKNGSPRAEKSESERELINVFAANNVLITPKQIRSDLKNEKEKDFEDTQTYKAVIELFEKKTGKKAFYALMPEVVISGPKLSREYNTNWFATRVNGRYQTCMHRAQRIKI, from the coding sequence ATGACTAAAAGTTTTCACCGAAATTTCTTATCTAAAGCATGTGGTATTGCGACCTTAAGCATAGTGTTAAGTGCTTGTGGTGATGCTTCATGGTGGAAAGACGAAGGCAAAACCTTAGATGACAAACAGATTAAAACCCTCATTCCACCTCGGGTCAGTGAACGCACGGAATGGGCAAAAGATATTTTTGATATTACCGAGCAATTGGGTATCCCGCAGTCTAAAGAAAATATATGCACTATTGTCGCAGTAGTCGATCAAGAGTCGAATTTTCATGCTGACCCTACTGTGCCGGGTTTAGGTGCTAAGGCGGTTAAAGAAGTTCAAGATCGTTTTGATGAAAAGTTTAAAGACAAATTGGGTGACAGCATTGGCGGTACGATTGCCGGCTATTTCCAAGAAGTGTTAAAAAATCAGCCTAGCCCTGAAAACAACTACTTAAAACAAATGTCTCGAGTCACCACTGAACGCCAACTCGACGAACTGTATCGTGAAATTTTTGCGCATATGTCAGCGCACTATCATGTCAGTGCATTGACCGGTGCTGCCAAACTCGTAGGTCAAGACATTGGGGAAAAGCTCAATCCGATTACCACTTTAGGTTCGATGCAAGTGCATATTGGCTATGCCAAAGCGCATAAACGTCAGAGTGGCAACATCGCTGAATTACGGACAGATATGTACACTCGATATGGCGGACTCTATTATGGCATCCATCGTTTAATGATGTATCCTGCCGACTATGACAAACCGATTTATCGTTTTGCCGATTATAATTCCGGTCGTTATTCAAGCCGTAATGCGGCATTCCAGAGTATGCTGAATGACTTAACCGCAGCAGAATTGAGTCTCGATGGCGATTTATTACTTTATAGCAAGAATGGCAGCCCTCGTGCTGAAAAAAGTGAATCTGAGCGAGAGCTCATTAATGTTTTTGCAGCCAATAATGTATTGATTACCCCTAAACAAATTCGCTCAGACCTGAAGAATGAAAAAGAAAAAGACTTTGAAGATACTCAAACTTATAAAGCTGTGATTGAATTATTTGAGAAGAAAACCGGTAAAAAAGCATTCTATGCCCTAATGCCTGAAGTGGTGATTTCCGGCCCTAAACTGAGCCGTGAATACAACACCAATTGGTTTGCTACCCGTGTAAATGGACGATATCAAACATGTATGCACAGAGCACAACGAATAAAAATTTAG
- the cgtA gene encoding Obg family GTPase CgtA, translating to MRFVDEAVITVEAGDGGNGVASFRREKFVPFGGPDGGDGGRGGNVYVEADENTSTLVDYRYTRRFRAERAKNGRGANCSGRGGEDTVLLVPVGTTIVDTESGDIIGDLITAGQRVMVAAGGEGGLGNTHFKSSTNRSPRKCTHGTKGEFREIRLELKVLADVGLLGMPNAGKSTFIRAVSAAKPKVADYPFTTMVPNLGVVDADRHRSFVMADIPGLIEGASEGAGLGIRFLKHLARTRILLHIVDVQPIDGSDPAYNAKAILNELLKFSPTLSKLPVVLVLNKVDQLPEESREEWCNHILEELQWEGPVFKTSGLMSEGTKEVVYYLMDAIEEQREREVEDPEYAAEMKAFRDQLEAETREQTIAAKEAYREMRRQQRLAGLLADDDEDEDGDDGEAEVFYVR from the coding sequence ATGCGCTTTGTTGATGAAGCAGTCATTACCGTAGAGGCTGGCGACGGTGGCAATGGCGTAGCCAGTTTTCGCCGTGAAAAATTCGTACCATTTGGTGGTCCAGATGGTGGTGATGGTGGACGTGGCGGTAACGTATATGTTGAAGCTGACGAGAACACCAGTACCCTTGTAGATTATCGTTATACACGTCGTTTCCGTGCAGAGCGTGCAAAGAACGGACGTGGAGCTAACTGCTCAGGTCGTGGCGGTGAAGACACCGTGTTATTGGTTCCAGTGGGAACCACTATTGTAGATACAGAATCTGGCGATATCATCGGCGATTTAATCACTGCTGGGCAACGTGTCATGGTTGCGGCAGGCGGCGAAGGTGGTTTGGGCAATACTCATTTCAAATCATCAACCAACCGTTCACCACGTAAGTGTACTCACGGGACTAAAGGTGAATTCCGTGAAATTCGTTTAGAGCTTAAAGTTCTTGCGGATGTTGGCTTATTGGGTATGCCAAATGCAGGTAAATCTACTTTTATTCGTGCAGTATCTGCAGCGAAACCAAAAGTAGCAGACTATCCATTTACCACGATGGTTCCAAACCTAGGTGTAGTGGATGCTGACCGTCATCGTTCATTTGTGATGGCCGATATTCCTGGTCTTATCGAAGGTGCATCTGAAGGTGCAGGTCTTGGGATTCGCTTCCTGAAGCATTTGGCACGTACACGTATTTTGTTGCATATCGTTGATGTTCAACCGATTGATGGTTCAGACCCTGCGTATAACGCAAAAGCAATTTTGAATGAGTTGTTGAAATTTTCTCCAACCCTTTCAAAATTACCGGTTGTATTGGTATTGAATAAAGTAGATCAACTGCCTGAAGAATCTCGTGAAGAATGGTGTAACCATATTCTTGAAGAATTACAGTGGGAAGGTCCTGTGTTCAAAACTTCTGGCTTAATGTCGGAAGGCACTAAAGAAGTTGTGTATTACTTGATGGATGCGATCGAAGAACAGCGTGAGCGTGAAGTTGAAGATCCTGAATATGCAGCGGAAATGAAAGCGTTCCGTGATCAGCTTGAAGCTGAAACACGTGAGCAAACGATTGCTGCGAAAGAAGCATATCGTGAAATGCGTCGTCAACAACGTCTTGCTGGTCTATTGGCTGATGACGATGAAGACGAAGATGGTGATGACGGTGAAGCGGAAGTATTTTACGTACGTTAA
- a CDS encoding IS3 family transposase (programmed frameshift): MTKPKYTPEIRERAVQLLIESEKDYPSTWAAITAIAPKIGCTPETLRSWHQKYLNQQNPIKVQQLSDQERIKQLERENKELQRANEILRKAAAFFGPGGARPPTQIMVDFIHNNKELYGVEAICRILPIAPSTYYRTLDLADNPEHRAKRDLHDLHHAEQIKRIWKESSGRYGVRKVWQKLKREGYIIARCTVARLMQKLGIQGVWRGKNKQTTRSRDDQKRADDLVKRNFSADQPDQLWVADFTYIQTNSGWVYTAFIIDVFSRAIVGWKVSTRMNTDMVLDALEQALHDRGMPKNVIHHSDRGVQYLSIRYTNRLEAANLRASVGTTGDSYDNALAETMNGLYKTEVIEYLKADWQGLADVQLATLNWVDWFNKERVHSALGYVSPFDFEVIYYDKINPLGQVA, translated from the exons ATGACAAAACCAAAATATACCCCTGAAATCAGAGAAAGAGCGGTTCAATTATTGATTGAATCTGAAAAAGATTATCCTTCTACTTGGGCTGCAATCACAGCAATTGCACCTAAGATTGGCTGTACTCCTGAAACACTACGTTCCTGGCATCAGAAGTATTTGAATCAACAGAATCCAATCAAAGTACAGCAGCTTTCAGACCAAGAACGCATTAAACAACTTGAACGCGAAAATAAAGAACTGCAACGAGCCAATGAAATTCTACGCAAAGCAGCCGCTTTCTTCG GCCCAGGCGGAGCTCGACCGCCCACACAAATAATGGTGGATTTTATCCATAATAATAAAGAGCTGTACGGAGTCGAGGCGATTTGTAGAATTTTACCTATCGCACCTTCAACCTATTACCGAACTTTAGACCTCGCGGACAATCCAGAACATCGAGCGAAACGAGATTTACATGACTTGCATCATGCTGAACAAATTAAACGAATTTGGAAGGAAAGTTCAGGTCGATATGGTGTACGTAAAGTTTGGCAAAAACTGAAACGTGAAGGCTATATTATTGCGCGCTGTACAGTTGCTCGATTGATGCAAAAGCTAGGTATACAAGGTGTTTGGCGAGGTAAGAATAAACAAACGACCCGTAGCCGGGATGATCAAAAACGAGCAGATGACTTGGTGAAACGCAATTTTAGTGCTGATCAGCCTGACCAGCTGTGGGTCGCTGACTTCACGTATATTCAAACAAATTCAGGCTGGGTCTATACCGCCTTTATTATTGATGTGTTCTCACGAGCAATTGTTGGATGGAAAGTATCAACACGTATGAATACAGACATGGTGCTCGATGCACTGGAGCAAGCATTGCATGATCGAGGCATGCCAAAGAACGTGATTCATCATAGTGACAGAGGCGTGCAATATCTTTCCATTCGTTATACCAATCGTTTAGAAGCAGCAAATTTACGAGCATCAGTCGGTACGACCGGTGATTCATACGATAATGCTTTGGCTGAAACGATGAATGGCTTATACAAAACAGAGGTGATTGAATATTTAAAAGCAGATTGGCAAGGTTTAGCGGATGTACAACTTGCGACACTAAATTGGGTAGATTGGTTCAATAAAGAACGTGTACATAGTGCACTGGGTTATGTATCACCTTTTGATTTTGAAGTAATCTACTATGATAAGATTAACCCGTTAGGTCAGGTGGCCTAA
- a CDS encoding winged helix-turn-helix transcriptional regulator — protein MNSRYATSEVLGQTLSNECPSREILEHLTTKWSVLVLRCLSEGVHRFSELKQRIEGISEKMLAQTLKTLEADGFVIRTVYPVVPPKVEYQLTIIGSQAANKMVELVGWIERNLPEILENKDRVST, from the coding sequence ATGAATAGTCGATATGCAACAAGTGAAGTACTCGGTCAAACCCTTTCAAACGAATGTCCATCTCGGGAAATTTTAGAGCACTTGACCACCAAGTGGAGTGTGTTGGTTTTACGCTGTTTAAGTGAGGGGGTGCATCGCTTTAGTGAACTCAAACAACGTATAGAAGGGATCAGCGAAAAAATGTTGGCTCAAACCTTAAAGACCTTAGAGGCAGATGGTTTTGTCATCCGTACGGTTTATCCTGTGGTACCACCGAAAGTGGAATATCAACTGACGATTATAGGGTCGCAAGCTGCCAATAAGATGGTGGAATTGGTGGGATGGATTGAGCGAAATTTACCTGAGATTTTAGAAAATAAAGATAGAGTAAGTACTTAA
- a CDS encoding MFS transporter has translation MQIKYVLSGIVFIALASVCGVLLGVWVFKHFNIHIPLENQHVSIDLQEPLQAQVQIHDALDVDVTGRVNAEIPIKETLNIPLTQTLNPIVHFDNLVPIKTLIPVREKVQINEDLNVDTKVQVKVLGKFISLPLKGVIPIKLDVPIQMDVPLDQKIQLKFSAPVQTALKENLIVPLDATLKTNIPIQGHLNVPIKTALKASVDVKNTLPVKIEKGDLNIPLSSVRLAKAN, from the coding sequence CTGAGTGGAATCGTATTTATTGCATTGGCCAGTGTGTGTGGTGTGTTATTGGGTGTTTGGGTATTTAAGCATTTCAATATTCATATTCCACTTGAAAATCAACATGTCAGTATTGATCTACAGGAGCCTTTGCAGGCTCAAGTGCAAATTCATGATGCCTTAGATGTAGACGTCACCGGTCGGGTCAATGCTGAAATTCCAATTAAAGAAACCTTAAATATTCCACTGACACAAACCTTAAATCCAATCGTGCATTTTGACAATTTAGTACCCATCAAAACTTTGATTCCTGTACGTGAAAAAGTTCAGATCAATGAAGATTTAAACGTCGATACCAAAGTTCAAGTCAAAGTCTTGGGTAAATTTATTAGTTTGCCCTTAAAAGGGGTTATTCCAATTAAATTGGATGTGCCGATTCAAATGGATGTGCCGCTAGATCAAAAAATACAATTAAAATTTTCAGCACCTGTACAAACAGCTTTAAAAGAAAATTTAATTGTTCCGCTTGATGCGACCTTAAAAACCAATATTCCAATTCAAGGGCACTTAAATGTTCCGATTAAAACTGCATTAAAAGCGTCGGTGGATGTAAAAAATACTTTACCGGTTAAAATTGAAAAAGGCGATCTTAACATTCCACTGAGTTCTGTTCGTTTGGCGAAGGCGAATTAA
- the proB gene encoding glutamate 5-kinase — protein MIEVVDGQRKLEACKRIVVKIGSSLLTANGQGLDLDAISHWAKQIADLHLAGHEIILVSSGAVAEGMVRMKLDSRPTDLPSLQACAAIGQMGLIHTWSSVLEKHAIQTAQVLLTHDDLADRRRYLNSCDALQHLIEWKVIPVINENDTVSTDEIRFGDNDTLAAMVAGQVHADLLIILTDQQGMFDSDPRSNPNAKLFSTVRALDESLFDMAGGGGKFGRGGMLTKVRAARLAAKSGCPTLIASGESDHVLARLMAGEMLGTLFITDNDRITAHQQWLAAHLQTAGRLVIDDGAVKAIKENHRSLLPVGVKAVEGHFERGDVVECVDQQGGRVAVGRVNFSSRSAEIVKGLSSDKVHQVLGEARSLEMIHRNHMAIY, from the coding sequence ATGATAGAAGTGGTAGATGGGCAACGAAAGCTCGAAGCGTGTAAACGAATCGTTGTTAAAATCGGATCATCTTTACTCACAGCAAATGGACAAGGTTTAGATTTAGATGCGATTTCGCATTGGGCGAAACAAATCGCAGATCTACATCTTGCAGGACACGAAATTATTTTAGTGTCCTCAGGTGCTGTGGCTGAAGGGATGGTTCGCATGAAGCTTGACAGCCGACCCACAGATCTTCCCAGTCTTCAGGCGTGCGCTGCCATTGGTCAAATGGGGTTAATTCATACTTGGTCGAGTGTGTTAGAAAAACATGCAATTCAAACGGCTCAGGTATTATTGACCCATGATGACTTGGCAGATCGTCGCCGTTACCTCAACTCATGTGATGCGTTGCAACACTTGATTGAGTGGAAAGTGATTCCTGTCATTAATGAAAATGACACGGTTTCAACTGATGAAATTCGTTTTGGCGATAACGATACTTTAGCCGCAATGGTTGCAGGTCAAGTCCATGCTGATTTGTTGATTATTTTGACTGATCAGCAAGGCATGTTTGACTCAGACCCACGTTCAAATCCGAATGCGAAGCTGTTTTCAACCGTACGTGCATTGGATGAGAGTCTGTTTGATATGGCAGGCGGTGGTGGTAAATTTGGTCGTGGCGGTATGTTGACCAAAGTTCGTGCTGCGCGTTTAGCGGCTAAATCAGGCTGTCCAACACTGATTGCTAGTGGTGAAAGTGACCATGTACTTGCACGCCTGATGGCGGGTGAGATGCTCGGGACACTGTTTATTACTGACAATGACCGAATTACAGCGCATCAGCAATGGTTGGCAGCGCATTTGCAAACTGCAGGTCGTTTGGTGATTGATGATGGTGCAGTAAAAGCCATTAAAGAAAACCATCGGAGTCTTTTACCTGTAGGGGTAAAAGCCGTTGAGGGTCACTTTGAACGTGGCGATGTGGTTGAATGTGTTGATCAACAAGGTGGTCGTGTTGCTGTGGGGCGTGTTAACTTTAGTTCCCGTTCGGCTGAAATCGTGAAAGGTTTATCTTCAGATAAAGTACATCAGGTTCTAGGCGAAGCTCGTTCTTTAGAGATGATCCATCGAAACCATATGGCAATTTACTAA